The DNA segment AAGATCCACCCAAGACTTAAATACTCAAAATCTGGTAATTGATTGGGCACCAAACTCCATTCAATGCTCACTTTGGCAGTAAATGAGTACTTTTCCTCATTATATATTGAGCCACAATTTGGACTTTTAttctttttgaagttttttttttcaagccaAAAAAACGTCTTTAAGGCACTACGTGTGGTCTATATAATTTCCACGAACAAAATTACTGTGTAACGCGTAAAAGGTTGAAAAATAATCAgaattatatataattgaaGATTTTTAGAACTGATTAAAAAGATAGGAGCTAGTAAAATTTAAGAATCTCACATGGCTAGTTTTACGCAAGATTTGTACATGTATATAAAAGTTGTTTTCAGATCAATTAATCAACGTGTGTATCTAAAGATGAACATTTATAATCATCTACGAGATCCAATAAAAAAATGATGACCTTGCCATCTATGTATCACGTAAATATATCATTCAGGATAAGAAATTATAAATTGACATATTTTTTGTGGATGTATATGTTAACTCGAGAGGAGGCAactacaaaaaaatataataaatgctCCCATAAATACCAAAATTATtcaaacaataataataacattgatgaagaatttatttatttttttcctaaaaaacaataacatattattatttattataagaATAAAACACTCTATTATCATGTTAGGTTAATCGACGTGGCCATCTAATATTATCCAAACTTCCAATCAGATGCCGAAAACTACGCACAGAAAAGTCCACAGGGCAGCTTACTTCGCCGCTCAATAACTAATAAACTCAACATTATAGGTTTGACCTTTGTCTTCTATTTTACAATTATTTGTCTCAAAACATTTTCCAAATAATCATTTTACATCCAAatgacaaatattttttgaaataaaaagtaATCTCTtatcacgataaattttatgagAATTTTCTATTcgattcatgaaaaaaaatattattttatataaaaaaacattattttcacTATAAATATAGATCGAATTAATTCGTTCACAGAAGACTGACTTTTTGTTTATAAGTGAAATATTATATTTGATTTAACaatgtattatatatagatGGAAAAACAAAatgtttttaataatttttttaaaacaataacaCTTATTTCATATTGTTTTGCATTTTCTTGATTCGGTTATTAGGTGCTTTAATGATGAATAATTCATCACTTGCGGAGTGATTGACGCTCACCTACTTTACATAAAATTTCAATTGCCAGCCTAACCATTTTTTCGGGTTAGTGGGTGGTCTCGTTTTATTAAAcaaaatgttatatatatatatatatatatatatatatatatatatatatatatattataataataataataataataataataataataataataataataataataataatatgtatataattttaaaatcaataaatctcaggatttaattttgaataatatatatatatatatattataataataataataataataataataataataataataataataataataataataataataataataataataataataataatatgtatataattttaaaatcaataaatctcaggatttaattttgaataatgtGTTCTTGTCAAATGTAAATGGACTAAGTGATTTcatagaaaaaatatatattaaatttaatttatcccCGATGAAAGCCGAAAGGACACATGAGAAGTGATTAGGAATAATTAGCACATGGTGATAATGTCAAGCGAATATAATTTAGGGTATGATTAGTGTACGTATAAGCTATATTATCCATTGCCTGCCCATTTAATTTATTCAGAAAGTATCCATGTgtttatataaattataatatttatgtttTAGATAGATTTTGTCATGTGCATTGTCTCTCCTAATGCGCTTGGTTGATGTCAAGTATGGAATAGAAACCACCAAATTACAATTAATACATAAAACAGGTCATGTAGGCTTATATGAATATATCTAAATAATTCAGAccattattttttcaaatttccaAATGATTAAATGAAACGTGAAGTTTGAGCTGTTGTACATATATTTCTAGAAAAAAAACAAGGTAATATTTgctgaaaatacaacaaatgCACCTTTGAACCATTTAATTTGTAGGTGGTTGTCACATCTGGAGGGTCTTCTACTGTCTTTAATATTTCACAACTGTAACATTATTCCTAATTTTGTACATTCAAACTAATTTAcaatgacttttttttttttggggggggggggggggtggggtgGGGTAAAGAAGTGTTGGTTTAACAAATTAGGCATTAAATCTAGACAAGAAAGCCGAAGGGCAACCACTGAACCACCGATAATATTGTTGAGGCCAAAACATCAATTGATTGAGATTTTAGAACTATGTCTTTTCCCCACTTGCTTCTCTTGATCTCTTCCATTATCTTTTCTTAATAATttccgaaaaataaaattatccaaaatttaattaattaattgaccATTTAAATAAACGAATAACTTTAAAAGAACGTAATAAGGAATAAATCACATGTATGCGTATGATCCCCGATTCCCCATACGCTATTTATGTAGCATTGTCCAATGGGCCTATTTTTGAGTAAAAGCCCAAATTTAACTCCTGCTGGTTTGGGCCTCAGATTTAGTATTTATGTTAAGAAAGCCCATCCATACTAAACTGGATCAGGCAGACATATTGGGCTTTTTCATccataaaaaaactaaaatccaGTTCAGGCAATCAAATTTTGTGACGACTATGACTTTAAATTTAAATGACTAGTTAGTAGTTACTATTATTCTTATAAATATGTTTTTCGCAAATACACATTTTACATTTAGAAAATTTGATATCCCCATAAATCTTTTTAGGCTTCggataataatttatttaaattacaaattttgtttccaaAATTATTGAAGTCATATACTGTCACGTTCACTCTATGTGCATGCATGTTCCGCATAAATTGATTGAACAAATGAATTGCATGTCGCTGAGGAGAAAAATAATTGTATCTAATCTAAAAAGACAGATGTAACCATTAAGATCATATCATGctctttatttttatatattgtgcCTTTAATTAGATATGAATGGCACTAGGAATTCGCAGCATCTCCTAGGAATATTCCAAGTTTTGTTCTTCAGCACTGGAAAATCCCACGAAAAGGCCAAaaaaaggcaaaaaaaaaaaaaaaaaaagaaaaaagatccTTGTAATGGAAGTACGTAAAATGTTAGCAATTTCAGTGATGATGATAGCAAAAATGGTGATTACTTCATACTCACAGCATATGTATATACCCACAACATTAGAAGGCCCTTTTCGACCCACAACTCGGAGTTTTGATCCGTCGTTACGTCGTGGCAGTGATGACTTGCCGATGGATCATCCGAGGCTCAAGAGAAATGTGTCATCAAATTTTCCAGACCAGATTGCTATCGCTTTGTCTACTCCAACTTCAATGTGGATTTCTTGGGTCACCGGTATTATATATTTTCTTGGTTTCGCCAGTTTAGTACCATATCAAAAgctaattaatatttaaaaaatacacaTCTTTTAATATGAACTTACTAATAACTTAACAATTGTTCAAGGAGTCTACATGGGACGTGATTTATGAGTCATAATTGGAGATCATGAAGTCGAAACACTAATGTATACTACTAACTGGCCTTCTTGGCAAAGTAATTTGCTTACCAATTACCATATTACCACTAGTAGTTGTTTGTGGAACCAGTACAGGATGTATCATTATTAAGTTGGTTAACATTGTTCAAAGCACAAGGACCGAGTAGAGTCCAAATCGATTTCTACTCCTTTTTATAGTGATCACGTGTCAATTTCGGATATTGAGTACTTGGGATGACCCGAAATGTTTTGGTGTATTTAAGTTGAAGTATTTGTATACTAGAGGGCGGTATTTTGTGTTCAGGCTTTGATCCAAGTCAGTTTGAGGCGTGACGATTGTCTTTTAGTTCTTTTGCTTGGTTGATTTGCGACAAGTACTTTATTGATTTGTTCTTGTGTTTATTGAAAAAGGGGATGCTAAGATTGGAGTGAATGTTACCCCAACTGATTCATCAGGTGTGGCCAGTGAGGTGTGGTATTGGAAAGAAGGTAGCAACGATATCCGGAAGGCAAGTGGAATTTCGGTGGTTTATAGTCAGCTATATCCGTTTCAAGGGCTATGGAATTACACCTCTGGGATCATACATCATGTAAAAATTGAGGGTAAATTTTGATTCTTGAATTGTGTCATGAAGCATGACTCAAGGAAATATTTATATCTTGAATCTACACCTTATATATGTTGTCTGAGCTTTGAAAATTCGTCTCAGGTCTTGAACCTGAAATGCGATACCATTACAAGTGTGGGGATAGTTTGTTAGGAGCTATGAGTGAGGAGTTCGTGTTTGAAACATTACCATTGCCTGGCTCAGGCAAGTATCCGCCTAGAATAGCTGTAGTTGGAGATTTAGGCCTCACGATGAATTCTACGACCACCATTGATCATCTCATCACCAACGATCCTTCGATTGTTTTGATGGTTGGGGACCTAACGTACGCGAACCAGTATCTTACTACCGGAGGAAATGGTACTTCTTGCTACTCTTGTGCATTCCCCAATGCACCTATTAGAGAGACATATCAACCTCGTTGGGATGCATGGGGAAGGTTATCACTTTTTTTATAGTGCAATATTCCTTTTATCTTAAAATTTATGTATGTATGACTTGTGCAGATTTCTCTTCTCGTGTCCAATTGTTTGAACTGATTCTGGTCACATGATTCCGTTGATCGAATTCCAGGTTCATGCAAACCTTGACATCAAGAATTCCAATGATAGTTATAGAAGGAAATCATGAAATAGAGCCACAAATCTCCAACATTACATTCCAATCCTATTTGACAAGATTTTCTGTTATGGTTGAATGCATTTGCCTGCAGGTGCATGCATATGAAAGGATGAATAGAGTGTACAACTACACATTGGATTCCTGTGGGCCTGTGTACATAACGATTGGAGATGGTGGTAATATCGAAAAAATCGACGTGGATCACGCGGATGAACCGGGCAAATGCCCTTCTGCTCAGGACAATGTACCTGAAATTGGAGGCGTATGCCATATGAACTTCTCATCTGGCCCAGCAAAGggtcgattttgctgggatacACAGCCTGAGTGGAGTGCATACAGAGAGAGCAGCTTTGGGCATGGGATTCTTGAGGTA comes from the Henckelia pumila isolate YLH828 chromosome 1, ASM3356847v2, whole genome shotgun sequence genome and includes:
- the LOC140867331 gene encoding purple acid phosphatase 23-like; protein product: MVITSYSQHMYIPTTLEGPFRPTTRSFDPSLRRGSDDLPMDHPRLKRNVSSNFPDQIAIALSTPTSMWISWVTGDAKIGVNVTPTDSSGVASEVWYWKEGSNDIRKASGISVVYSQLYPFQGLWNYTSGIIHHVKIEGLEPEMRYHYKCGDSLLGAMSEEFVFETLPLPGSGKYPPRIAVVGDLGLTMNSTTTIDHLITNDPSIVLMVGDLTYANQYLTTGGNGTSCYSCAFPNAPIRETYQPRWDAWGRFMQTLTSRIPMIVIEGNHEIEPQISNITFQSYLTRFSVMVECICLQVHAYERMNRVYNYTLDSCGPVYITIGDGGNIEKIDVDHADEPGKCPSAQDNVPEIGGVCHMNFSSGPAKGRFCWDTQPEWSAYRESSFGHGILEVVNSTYALWTWHRNQDIYKQDTHGDQIYIVRQPHLCSNITSNGNQANIPTPWLPVKTFYITLSCPLLSRPEIGRKKHKCNNAEAKLKFKVKYFFNLN